A segment of the Streptomyces sp. XD-27 genome:
CGGCACCTTCCGCACCGACGGTGCGACGGAGGCCGCGAAGCTGCTGCTCGAGGCCGCCGGCCAGGAAAGGCCATCCAAGTCCGGTGAACCACGCGACCACGGGACCACGCACTCCGCGTGAACCACGCGGCCACACACGTCGAAGGGCCCCACCGCGAACGGTGGGGCCCCTCGACATCGTGCCCGGTGAGGGCAGTGACAGCCGACCGGTTCGGCCGTTCACGCCAGCGCAGTTCCACTGCGACTCGGCCCACACCGGCCGATGGTGGTCTCGCGCTTCACCCCTGCTGCGGGCCAAGGTCCGCAAGCGCGGCTCCCAGCCGACGTGCACCCTCGGTCAGCTCGGCGTGGTCGGCGGTGGCGGCGAACCCGATACGCAGGTGAGCCGCCGGCGGCTCGGTGGCGAAGTAGCGGCTGCCGGCGCTCACGGCGACGCCGCGTTGCCGGGCGGCGCTCGTGAGTACGGTGTCGTCCACGCCGGGCGGCAGGCGAAGCCACAGGTGCAGTCCGCCGGTAGGCAGCGTGGCCAAGGTCGCGCCGGGGATCTCCTGGGTGACCGCGGCGGCCAGCACCGCGCACCGCTCCCGGAGCGCCGTGCCGAGAGACCGGACGTGCCGGTCCCAGGCCGGGGAACTGAGCACTTCCAGGGCGGCCTCCTGGAGCGGGCGGGTGACGAAGAAGTCGTCGACCAGGCGCACCGCCCGCATGCGTTCCATCACCGGTCCGCGGGCCACCAGCGCCCCGATCCGCAGGCTCGGTGCCGCGGGCTTGGTGAGTGAGGTCACGTGGATGACCGTGCCGTCGCGGTCGTCCGCCACCAGCGGCCGCGGCACCGCGCCGCCGTGTCCCAGGTGCCGCGCGAAATCGTCCTCGATCACGAACGCGCCCGAAGCGCGCGCCACATCGAGGATCTGCCCGCGCCGTTCGGGCGCCAGCACGGTGCTGGTCGGATTCTGGAAAGTCGGCTGGCAGTACAGCAGCCGTGCGCCGGTCATCGCGAACGCGTCGGCCAGCAGGTCGGGCCGCACGCCGTCGGCGTCGAGCGGTACCGGCACCGGTCGCAGCCCCGCGGCGCGGGCCGCGGCCAGGGCCCGGGGGTAGCTGGGGGACTCCACCAGGACCGGGCTGCCGGGCCCGGCGATGGCCCGGAACGCGATCGACAGGGCGCTCTGCCCGCCGGCGGTGACCAGTACGTCCTCCGGGGCCACGCTGCCGCCGACGATCTGGGCGAACACGGTGCGCAGCGCCATCAGGCCGCCGGCCGGGGCGCGGTCCCAGGCGTCCGGACGGCGTGCCGCCCGCGCCAGTGCCGCGCTCAGGGCCCGGGTGGGCTGGAGCGAGCGGTGCATATAGCCGCCGTCCATGGTGATCGTCCCGGCCGGTGGCGGTCCGAGTGGGTCGGCGATCAAGTGGGTGTCGACAGCGCGGTCGGTGAGGGCGACCGTCTGCCAGTCGGTGTCGGTGGCTCCGCCACGGAGCCGGGCGCGTTGCGCCACGTACGTCCCACTGCCCGGACGGGTCACCACCGCGCCCTCGGCGGCCAGCGCGGCGATGGCCCGCGCCACGGTCGCAGGGCCCACCCGGTACTCCTTGATCAGCTCTCGGCTGCTCGGCAGCCGGTCGCCGGGCGACAGCCGGGAGAGCAGCGTACGGAGACTGTCGGCCAACTCACCAGAAGTGCTACCGTCGTTCATGTCAGATAACAATAGCGCTACTGGATCTGGTCGGGAAGCACTTCAGCTGGACATCGCCGCTCTGCGGGCCGACACCCCGGGCTGCCGGAACGTCATCCACTTCAACAACGCGGGCTGCGGACTGCTGGCCGCGCCTGTGGTGGACGTGATGGTCGGCCATCTGAACCTTGAGGCGCGGATGGGGGGTTACGAGGCGTCGGCCGCCCGAGCCGCCGAAGTCCGCGAGTTCTACACGGAGATCGCCGCCCTCATCAACACCACGCCTGACAACATCGCCTTCGCGGGCAGCGCCACCCACGCCTATGCCAACGCCCTGTCCTCGATCCCGTTCGAGGCCGACGACGTCATCCTCACCACCCGCGACGACTTCATCTCCAACCAGATCGCCTTCCTGTCCCTGCGCAAGCGATTCGGCGTACGGATCGTCCACGCACCCAACACGCCCGACGGCGGGGTCGATGTGGAGGCGATGGCCGCGCTGATGCGGACCCACCGCCCCCGCCTGGTGTCCGCCACCCATGTCCCCACCAACTCGGGACTGGTCTCGCCGGTCGCCGAAATCGGCCGCCACTGCCGCGAGCTGGACCTGCTCTACCTGGTCGACGCCTGCCAGTCGGTGGGCCAGTTCGTCATCGACGTGGAAGAGATCGGCTGCGACCTCCTCACCGCCACCTGCCGAAAATTCCTCCGCGGCCCGCGCGGCTCCGGATTCCTGTACGTCTCCGATCGCGTCCTGCGCGCGGGCTACGAACCGCTGTTCATCGACATGCACGGCGCCCGCTGGACCGAGCCGGGCAACTACGAGCCCGCCGGGACGGCGGCCCGGTTCGAGGAGTGGGAGTTCCCGTACGCCACGGTGCTCGGCAGCGCCGCCGCGACGCGCTACGCCCGCAAGGTCGGCATCGAGGCCATCGAGCAGCGCACACCGGCGCTCGCGGCGCGGCTGCGCGACCGGCTCGAACCCATTCCGGGGGTCCGCGTGCTCGACCGCGGCCCGCGGCTCGCCGCGCTCGTCACCTTCGGCGTGGAGGGCTGGCAGCCGCAGCCGTTCAAGGAGGCCATGGACGCCCGCAGCATCAACTCGGCGCTCAGCTTCCGCGAGTTCGCTCAGTTCGACTTCGGAGACAAGGACGTCGACTGGTGTCTGCGCCTGTCGCCGCACTACTACAACACCGAGGAGGAGGTGGACCACGTCGCCGACGCGGTCGCCGACCTCGTCCGCCAGGGACAGCGATGACAGCAACGCAGACGCGCGCCACGGAGCCGTACCCGGAAAGCCCGGACAGCCTCTGGCGCAATGGCGACTTCCTCAGATTCTGGCTCGGCGAGACGCTGTCGCTCCTCGGCACCCAGGTCACCAACCTCGCCCTGCCGCTGACCGCGATCATCGCCTTCAACGCCACCGATGAGCAGGTCGGTGTCCTGCGGTTCCTGCAACTCGTCCCCTATCTCGGGCTCGCCCTGATCTTCGGGGTGTGGGTGGACCGGGCCCGGCGGCGGCGGATCATGCTCGGCGCCAACCTCGTGCGGATGATCCTGCTGGCCCTCGTGCCCGTCCTGTACTGGACGGACGCGCTCAGCCTGGTCTCGCTGCTGGTGATCGCCTGCGCCGTCGGTGTCGCCTCGGTGCTGTTCGACGTGAGCTGGATGTCCTACGTGCCCACCCTGGTGCGCGATCCCAGGCACTATGTCGAAGCCGGCGCCAAGATGGGGATGAGCTCATCGGCCGCCGACGTGGCGGGACCCGGGCTCGCCGGTGTCCTGGTCGGCGCCCTGACCGCGCCCGTGGCGCTGATCGTCGACGCGTTCTCCTATCTGGTGTCCCTGGTCTCGCTCCTGCTCATCCGCACCCCCGAGCCCCGTCCCGACCCCCCGGCCGCACGACGGCACGTGCCGACCGAACTCCGGGACGGCCTGCGCTGGGTGCTGAAGAACCCGGTCCTGCGATCGCTGGCGCTCATCGGGTTCTGCTGCAACTTTTCCATGGTCACCGTGTGGACCATGTTCCTGCTGTACGGGACACATGACCTGCACCTCGGCTCGACGGCCCTCGGCGGCATCTTCGCGACCGCCTCCGTGGGCGGACTGATCGGCGCGGCGATCTCCCGGAAGGTCATCCGCCGCTTCCGGCTCGGGCTCGTCTACCTCATCGCCCAGTCGGCCCTTCTCATCGGCCCGATGCTGATCGTCCTGGCCACCGGCCCCCGGCCGGTGATGGTGGGGATGTTCGTCCTCTCCTTCTTCACCACCTACCTCGGACTCGGCGTCGCAGGCGTCATCATCGTCAGCCTGCGCCAGGCCAGCACCCCGCAGTCGATGATGGGCCGGATGACGGCGGTCTTCCGCACCCTGCTGTTCGGCGGCGGCGCACTCGGCGGCCTGTCCGCGGGTCTGCTGTCCGGCCGGATCGGCGCCCAGGACGCGTTGACCGTGGCGGCGATCGGATCCGCCGCCGTGCTGATCGCGCTCGTCCTGTCCCCCGTGAGCCGACTCCGCGGCCTGCCATCGCCACCGGAAGAACCCGTCACGGCGGCAGCGGACGGGCAGGCCGCAGGCTGAGACGGAGGAACGCGAAAGGGCCCCACCGCAAGCGGTGGGGCCCTTTCGACATCGTGCCCGGTGAGGCACTGGCGGAGGATACGAGATTCGAACTCGTGAGGGGTTGCCCCCAACACGCTTTCCAAGCGTGCGCCCTAGGCCACTAGGCGAATCCTCCGCCGCAAACAATACAAGACGCGAAGCAGTGCTCGCGAACCCGCTTCCCGGGGGTGGGTGGGGGTGCTCCAGCACTCCGTTCGATCCGCTAGGGTGGGGGGCAGCCCCTCACGTGGCGCTATCTCACCGAACTCCCCCAGGGCCGGAAGGCAGCAAGGGTAAGTGGGCTCTGGCGGGTGCGTGGGGGCCCTTGCGTTGGTGGGGGCTGGTGGGGGCCGTGCGGTTTCTGTGACAGGAGTCACGTGTCAGTGGGTCCCGATATCGTCGTAGGCGTGTCGTCTCTCGCGCTCTACCGCCGCTACCGCCCCGAGACCTTCGCCGAGGTCATCGGGCAGGAGCATGTCACCACCCCGCTGCAGCAGGCGCTGCGGAACAACCGCGTCAACCACGCCTATCTCTTCAGTGGGCCGCGCGGCTGCGGCAAGACGACCAGCGCGCGGATCCTCGCCCGCTGCCTGAACTGCGAGCAGGGGCCCACGCCGACGCCGTGCGGCGAGTGCCAGTCCTGTCGCGACCTCGCGCGGAACGGGCCGGGCTCGATCGATGTGATCGAGATCGACGCGGCCTCGCACGGCGGTGTGGACGACGCCCGAGAGCTGCGCGAGAAGGCGTTCTTCGGGCCCGCCTCCAGCCGGTACAAGATCTACATCATCGACGAGGCGCACATGGTCACCTCGGCGGGCTTCAACGCCCTGCTGAAGGTGGTCGAGGAGCCGCCGGAGCACCTCAAGTTCATCTTCGCGACCACCGAGCCGGAGAAGGTCATCGGCACCATTCGGTCGCGTACGCATCACTATCCGTTCCGGCTCGTGCCGCCCGGGACGCTGCGCGACTACCTGGGCGAGGTCTGCGGGCAGGAGGCCATCCCGATCGAGGACGGCGTGCTGCCCCTGGTAGTGCGGGCCGGGGCCGGGTCCGTGCGTGACTCGATGTCCGTCATGGACCAGCTGCTCGCGGGCGCCGCGGCGGACGGCGTGACGTATGCCATGGCCACCTCGCTGCTCGGTTATACGGACGGGTCGCTGCTCGACGCCGTCGTGGACGCCTTCGCGGCGGGTGACGGCGCGGCCGCCTTCGAGGTCGTGGACCGGGTCATCGAGGGGGGGAACGACCCGCGGCGGTTCGTCGCGGATCTGCTGGAACGGCTCCGTGACCTGGTGATCCTGGCGGCCGTGCCGGACGCGGCGGAGAAGGGGCTGATCGACGCCCCGGCGGATGTGATCGAGCGCATGCAGGCCCAGGCCGGGGTCTTCGGGGGCGCCGAGCTGAGCCGCGCGGCCGACCTCGTCAACCAGGGGCTGACCGAGATGCGCGGTGCCACCTCGCCGCGCCTGCAACTGGAACTGATCTGCGCGCGGGTGCTGCTGCCCGCGGCGTTCGACGACGAACGATCGGTGCAGGCCCGGCTGGAGCGCCTCGAGCGGGGTGCGTCGATGGCCGGGGTCGCCGGGGCGGCCGGGATGGCCGGTGGTCCCGCAGGCGGACCGGGCGTCGGCGCGGGTGCGGGCGCGCCCGCCATCGGGTACGTCCCGGGGCTCGACGCGCACGTTCCGGTCACCGGCCCCTCCGGACCGGCCGCCGCGCGCGCGGCGATGGCTGCCGCGCCGGGTGGTCCCGGTGCGGGTGCTGGTGGCCCTGGGGTGGCTGGTCCGGAGGGGCCTGGTCCTGGTGGGCCTGGCCATGGGGACGTCGCCGGTGCGGGTGGGGCGCCTGCCGCCGCGCCCGCGCCCGGCGCGTCCGACACGGCGCCCGGGTCCTGGCCCGCCGCCGCCTCGTCCCCCGTACGACAGCCGGCACAGCAGTCCGCGGAGCCCGCGCAGCCCGTACATCCCGGACAGTCCGCGCCCGGCGGTGACGCGGGGCAGCGGCCCGGCGCCTGGCCCGCCGCGGCCGCGCCCGGGCAGGGCGGAGGCGCGGGCGCGCCGTCCCCGGCGGTCCGGGCGGCGGTGCTTCCGGTGACGGGCAGGACACGGCGGCTGGTCGTCGCCCCGGCGGCTGGCCGTCCGCGGCCGCGCCGGGTTCCGGTGCTGCCACGGGTTCCGGTGCTGCCACGGGTTCCGGTGCCGCCGCGGGGGCCGGTTCCAGTGCTGCTGGGGCGCCCGGCCAAGGCGCCGGTCAGCACGGTCCGGGCGGAGGCTCCGGGTACGGGGCCGCAGCCCAGGCGGTGCCTGCTCAGCCCTCGCACGCCGCCGCACAGGGCGCGGCGCAGGTGCGGAACATGTGGCCGGACATCCTGGAGGCCGTCAAGAACCGGCGCCGCTTCACCTGGATCCTGCTGAGCCAGAACGCCTCGGTCGCCGGGTTCGACGGCACCACCCTCCAGCTCGGGTTCTCCAACGCGGGCGCGCGCGACAGCTTCGCCAACGGCGGCAGCGAAGAGGTGCTGCGGCAGGCGCTGAGCGAGCAGTTCAACATCCAGTGGCGGATCGAGTCCGTCGTCGATCCCTCGGGCGGCGCCGGTCAGCCGGGCGGCGGCTCCGGTGGCGCCGGCGCTGCGGGTGGCTTCGGGAGTGCCGGCGGTTACGGCGCCTCGGCCGGTACGGGTGGTTTCGGGGGCTCCGGCGGCTTCGGCGGGGCGGGGGCCGGTTCCGCTTCGGGCTCGGGTTCCGGGTACGGCGTGTCCGGTCACGGTACGGGCCACGGCGCGGACGCGGGCGGCGGCTTCGGCGGCCCCGGCCACGGCGCGTCCGGCTCCGGTGGCGCACCCGGTTCCGGTGGTCCGGGCGGCGGTGGTCCGGGCTCCGGTGGCGGCCTCGGCGGTCCCGCTGGGGCCGGTGGTCCCGGCGGCGCGTCCGCCCCCGCGCGTCAGCCCGCTCCCGCGTCCGCCGGCTCGGCGTCCCCGTCCTCCGCCCCGGCCGGGCCGCCGGCTCCGGGGGCCTCGCAGCCGTACCGGGAGCCGGACCCCGTCCCCGTCGCCCCGGAGGACGACATTCCGGAGGAGGACGATCCGGACCTCGACGAGACCGCGCTGAGCGGCCACGACCTGATCGTGCGCGAGCTCGGCGCGACGGTGATCGAAGAGATCACCAACGAATAGGCCCGACCCCCTTTCCGGTCCGCCCCCTGCCGAGCCCGTGCGGCGCCCGTACCGGGCACGCCCCCGCCCGCGTACCGGGTGCCGCCGCGGCCTCCCGCACCCGTGCCGCGTAGTCCTTCCCCCGGGGTAGCGCGCGGTGCCCGGGGAGCACGTAGGCTCGGGCTATCAAGAACCGAATCCCGTCGACAGCCAGGAGCGCTCCGTGATCCCCGGTGGTGGTCAGCCCAACATGCAGCAGCTGCTTCAGCAGGCACAGAAGATGCAGCAGGACCTTGCCGCGGCCCAGGAGGAGCTGGCCCGGACGCCGGTCGAAGGCTCGTCCGGCGGCGGTCTGGTGAAGGCGACGGTGACCGGAGCCGGTGAGCTGCAGGGTCTGGTCATCGACCCCAAGGCCGTGGACCCTGAGGACACGGAGACCCTCGCCGACCTGATCCTCGCGGCGGTCCGGGACGCCAACCAGTCCGCGCAGGCGCTGCAGCAGCAGAAGCTCGGCCCGCTCGCGCAGGGACTGGGCGGCATGCCGGGCCTGCCGTTCTGATCGCGCACCCACAGACGCACGAGAGAACCGAAGAAGGAGAGAGCGTTCCGTGTACGAAGGCGTGGTCCAGGACCTCATCGACGAACTGGGCAGGCTGCCCGGCGTCGGTCCCAAGAGCGCGCAGCGGATCGCCTTCCACATCCTGCAGGCCGAGCCCGCCGACGTCCGCCGCCTCGCGCACGCGCTGACCGAGGTCAAGGCGAAGGTGCGGTTCTGCTCGGTGTGCGGGAACGTCGCCGAGTCCGAGCAGTGCCGGGTCTGTCTGGACCCGCGCCGCGACCCGGCCGTCATCTGCGTGGTCGAGGAGCCGAAGGACGTCGTCGCGATCGAGCGGACGCGCGAGTTCCGCGGCCGCTACCACGTCCTCGGCGGGGCGATCAGCCCGATCGAGGGTGTCGGCCCGGACGACCTGCGGATCCGCGAGCTGCTCGGCCGGCTCGCCGACGGCACGGTCACCGAGCTGATCCTGGCCACGGACCCCAATCTGGAAGGGGAGGCCACCGCCACCTACCTGGCGCGCATGGTCAAACCCATGGGTCTTAAGGTCACGCGCCTGGCCAGCGGCCTGCCGGTCGGGGGCGACCTGGAGTACGCCGACGAGGTCACCTTGGGGCGGGCCTTCGAAGGGAGAAGACTTCTCGATGTCTGACGCAACGCTGCACGACAGCCACCAGAACCCGGACGACTTCGCGGTCCAGATCTCCGACCAGATCGAGAGCTTCCTCGTCGCCGTCACGGAGGTGGCGAAGGGCGACGAGCCGGACAGCGCCGTCCCCTTCCTGCTGCTGGAGGTCTCGCAGCTGCTGCTGGCGGGCGGCCGGCTGGGCGCGCACGAGGACATCGTTCCGGACGAGCGGTACGAGCCGGACATCGGCCCCGAGCCGGACGTCGACGAGCTGCGTGAGCGCTTCGCCGCCCTGCTGGACCCGGTCGACGTCTACTCGGAGGTCTTCGACCCGTACGTACCGCGCAGCGCGCCCGTCGCCTGCCGGATCTCCGACGATCTCGCCGACATCATCACCGACCTGCGGCACGGCATGGCGCACTACCGCGACGGCCGGATCAGCGAGGCGCTGTGGTGGTGGCAGTTCTCGTACCTGTCGAACTGGGGCCCGACCGCCTCGGCGGCCCTGCGCGCGCTGCAGTCCCTCGTCGCCCACGTCCGTCTCAACACCCCGCTCGACGAGCTGGACGGCCTGGACACGGACACGGGGGCGGACGGCGGCGACGAGGCGCTGGCGGAGGAGGCCGGAAGGGTCATGGTGGCCGAGATCGCCGGGCCGCTGGGGCTGCGTTCCGCCAAGAAATAGCGGTCTTCCGCCAGGGAACAGCGATCTTCCGCCGAGGAGGAGCGGCGTCGCGTCCGGTCGGCGCCCGAGTCCGCTCGCTGTGACCTGGCTTACGTTCCCGTGTGCTGCGCCGCGAAGCGGGCAGGGTGCTGGCTGAGCGGGTGGGGCGATGTACCGGATTCGTCCCGCTGATCACGCTGATCATGGGGTGAGCCAACCATCTCGCTATGTGATATGCGGACGGCGAATGACGCCTGCTCGATAGACTGAGTCGACCGTTTTACTAACAGTTGCGAGGAGCGCACGTGGGCCTTGTCGTGCAGAAGTACGGAGGTTCATCCGTTGCTGATGCCGAAGGCATCAAGCGCGTCGCCAAGCGGATCGTCGAAGCCAAGCAGAACGGCCACCAGGTGGTCGTCGTGGTTTCCGCGATGGGCGACACGACGGACGAGCTGATCGATCTCGCCGAGCAGGTATCGCCGATCCCTGCCGGGCGCGAGTTCGACATGCTGCTGACCGCCGGAGAGCGGATCTCCATGGCGCTGCTGGCGATGGCGATCAAGAACCTCGGTCACGAGGCGCAGTCGTTCACCGGCAGCCAGGCGGGAGTCATCACCGACTCGGTCCACAACAAAGCGCGGATCATCGATGTCACGCCGGGCCGGATCCGGACCGCCCTCGACGAGGGCAACATCGCGATCGTCGCCGGTTTCCAGGGTGTGTCCCAGGACAAGAAGGACATCACCACCCTGGGCCGCGGTGGCTCCGACACCACCGCCGTCGCCCTCGCCGCCGCCCTGGAGGCGGAGGTCTGCGAGATCTACACCGATGTGGACGGCGTGTTCACCGCCGACCCGCGGGTCGTGAAGAAGGCCCGCAAGATCGACTGGATCTCGTCCGAGGACATGCTGGAGCTGGCCAGCTCCGGTTCCAAGGTGCTGCTGCACCGCTGCGTCGAGTACGCACGTCGTTACAACATCCCGATCCACGTCCGTTCGTCCTTCTCCGGACTGCGGGGCACCTGGGTCAGCAACGAGCCGCAAGGGGATCAGAAGGTGGAGCAGGCCATCATCTCCGGTGTCGCCCACGACACCTCCGAGGCGAAGATCACGGTCGTCGGTGTGCCGGACAAGCCGGGCGAGGCCGCGGCCATCTTCCGGGCGATCTCCGACGCGGAGATCAACATCGACATGGTGGTGCAGAACGTCTCGGCCGCCTCGACCGGGCTCACCGACATCTCCTTCACCCTGCCGAAGACCGACGGCCACCGGGCGATGGAGGCGCTGACCAAGACGCAGCCGGACATCGGCTTCGACTCGCTGCGCTACGACGACCAGATCGCGAAGATCTCGCTGGTCGGTGCGGGCATGAAGACCAACCCGGGCGTGACCGCGGCCTTCTTCGAGGCGCTGGCGAACGCCGGGGTGAACATCGAGCTGATCTCGACCTCCGAGATCCGCATCTCGGTGGTCACCCGCGCCGACGACGTCAACGACGCCGTGTGCGCCGTGCACACCGCCTTCGGGCTGGACAGCGACAGCGACGAGGCGGTCGTCTACGGAGGGACCGGACGATGAACGCCGCTGCCGACCGCGCCGACAGGCCGACGCTCGCTGTCGTCGGCGCGACCGGTGCGGTCGGCACCGTCATGCTCGGCATCCTGTCGGAGCATGCGGACATCTGGGGTGAGATCCGGCTGATCGCCTCGGCCCGCTCGGCGGGTCGGAAGCTGACGGTACGGGGCGAACAGGTCGAGGTCGTCGCGCTGAGCGAGGAGGCGTTCGACGGCGTCGACATCGCGATGTTCGACGTTCCCGACGAGGTCTCGGCGCAGTGGGCGCCGATCGCGGCGGCCAAGGGCGCGGTCGTGGTCGACAACTCCGGGGCCTTCCGGATGGATCCGGACGTACCCCTGGTGGTGCCGGAGGTGAACGCGCACGCGGCCCGCGTGCGCCCGCGCGGCATCATCGCCAACCCCAACTGCACGACCCTGTCGATGATCGTCGCGGTGGGCGCCCTGCACGCCGAGTTCGGGCTGACCGAGCTGATCGTCTCCTCGTACCAGGCGGTCTCCGGCGCGGGCAAGGAAGGCATCGACACCCTGCGCGAGCAGCTCGCGAAGGTGGCCGGTACGGAACTGGGCACGCAGCCCGGCGACGTACGGCGGGCGGTCGGCGACACCGGGCCGTTCCCGGGGCCGATGGCACTGAACGTCGTACCGTTCGCGGGCTCGCTCAAGGAGGACGGCTGGTCCTCGGAGGAGCTCAAGGTCCGCAACGAGTCGCGGAAGATCCTGGGGCTGCCGCAGCTGCGGGTCAGCGCGACCTGCGTCCGGGTGCCGGTGATCACGGCGCATTCGCTGGCCGTCCACGCGCGGTTCGAGAACGAGGTCACGGTCGCGGCCGCGCACGAGATCCTGGCGGCGGCGCCGGGCGTGGTCCTGTGCGACAACCCGGCGGACGGCGAGTTCCCCACCCCGGCCGACGTCGTGGGCACCGACCCGACGTGGGTCGGGCGGGTACGGCGCTCGCTTGACGATCCGTGCGCGCTGGAGCTGTTCGTCTGCGGCGACAACCTGCGCAAGGGCGCGGCGCTCAACACCGCGCAGATCGCGGAGGTCGTGGCGGCGGAACTGGCCGCGTCGTAGCGTCCGTATGGCGTCGGTGGTCCGGCATCCAGCGCGCCCGTGCTCTCGGGCTCCCTGTTCGCCATCCGGCACGTTCCCTGTTCGCCACCCGGCACGCTGTGAAGATTCTGTGACCAATACGATGACCCATGTCACTTGAACTAGGTCGATGATCTGTTCGATCATGCGCTCCCCGTCCCACTGCAACCGAGCAGTGGGCGGGGAGCGTCTCTGTCGCCGCCCCTCCGTAGGGCTGTGAGAACGGTGCATAAGGGAAGGGTTGGTGCGCATGGGGGCATGTGACGCGTCGTCGAAAGCGGTGCCTCGCGCGTACAACCCTGGCAGGGGGAAGCGTGTCCAACAGGCGTGGCAGAGGTATTCGGCATCGCAACGGTCCCACGGCACGGCCGCGCGGCACTGCAGCCTTCGCGTCCCCGCACGTCGGGCGGTATGCCGGTGATCGCGCCGTGGTCCACCGCCCGCCCTGCGCAGCTTCCGTCCCAACGCGGGGAAACTGACGACGCGATGGCAGTGGGCACCACAGTCGACCACCTCACCGAGACCTACCGCGCCCACTACCGGTCGCTGCTCGGTCTCGCGGCGCTGCTCCTCGACGACACCGCGTCCTGCGAGGACGTCGTACAGGAGGCGTTCATCCGCGTGCACTCCGCACGCAGGCGGGTCCGCGACCCGGAGAAGACGCTCGCCTATCTGCGGCAGACCGTCGTCAACCTGTCCCGCTCCGCGCTCCGCCGCCGCATCCTCGGGCTCAAGCTGCTGTCCAAGCCGATGCCGGACATGGCGAGCGCGGAGGAAGGCGCCTACGACCAGCTCGAGCGCGACCAACTGATCAAGGCGATGAAGGGACTGCAGCGCCGCCAGCGCGAGGTCCTTGTGCTGCGCTACTTCGCCGACATGACCGAGGCCCAGGTCGCCGAGACCCTCGGGATATCGCTCGGCTCGGTGAAGGCGTACGGCTCGCGCGGCATCGCGGCGCTTCGCGTCGCCATGGAGGCTCCGGCATGAACCACAAGAACCACCGGCCGGGCGCGGAAGATCCCGACCGGCGTCATGACCACGACCACGCCCCGCCGGAGACGGCCGGGCCCGGCACCCCGCCGGAGACGGCCGGGGCCGCGGAACCGGACGACGCCGGTGTACCGGACGACGTCGGTGTACCGGAGACGGCCGCGACCGATGCGGGGGCGGGCGTACCCGACGAGCCGGACGAGCTCGACGAGCTGGCACTGAGGCGGCTGCTGCGGGGGG
Coding sequences within it:
- a CDS encoding DUF5063 domain-containing protein, which encodes MSDATLHDSHQNPDDFAVQISDQIESFLVAVTEVAKGDEPDSAVPFLLLEVSQLLLAGGRLGAHEDIVPDERYEPDIGPEPDVDELRERFAALLDPVDVYSEVFDPYVPRSAPVACRISDDLADIITDLRHGMAHYRDGRISEALWWWQFSYLSNWGPTASAALRALQSLVAHVRLNTPLDELDGLDTDTGADGGDEALAEEAGRVMVAEIAGPLGLRSAKK
- a CDS encoding aspartate kinase → MGLVVQKYGGSSVADAEGIKRVAKRIVEAKQNGHQVVVVVSAMGDTTDELIDLAEQVSPIPAGREFDMLLTAGERISMALLAMAIKNLGHEAQSFTGSQAGVITDSVHNKARIIDVTPGRIRTALDEGNIAIVAGFQGVSQDKKDITTLGRGGSDTTAVALAAALEAEVCEIYTDVDGVFTADPRVVKKARKIDWISSEDMLELASSGSKVLLHRCVEYARRYNIPIHVRSSFSGLRGTWVSNEPQGDQKVEQAIISGVAHDTSEAKITVVGVPDKPGEAAAIFRAISDAEINIDMVVQNVSAASTGLTDISFTLPKTDGHRAMEALTKTQPDIGFDSLRYDDQIAKISLVGAGMKTNPGVTAAFFEALANAGVNIELISTSEIRISVVTRADDVNDAVCAVHTAFGLDSDSDEAVVYGGTGR
- a CDS encoding aspartate-semialdehyde dehydrogenase gives rise to the protein MNAAADRADRPTLAVVGATGAVGTVMLGILSEHADIWGEIRLIASARSAGRKLTVRGEQVEVVALSEEAFDGVDIAMFDVPDEVSAQWAPIAAAKGAVVVDNSGAFRMDPDVPLVVPEVNAHAARVRPRGIIANPNCTTLSMIVAVGALHAEFGLTELIVSSYQAVSGAGKEGIDTLREQLAKVAGTELGTQPGDVRRAVGDTGPFPGPMALNVVPFAGSLKEDGWSSEELKVRNESRKILGLPQLRVSATCVRVPVITAHSLAVHARFENEVTVAAAHEILAAAPGVVLCDNPADGEFPTPADVVGTDPTWVGRVRRSLDDPCALELFVCGDNLRKGAALNTAQIAEVVAAELAAS
- a CDS encoding SigE family RNA polymerase sigma factor, coding for MPVIAPWSTARPAQLPSQRGETDDAMAVGTTVDHLTETYRAHYRSLLGLAALLLDDTASCEDVVQEAFIRVHSARRRVRDPEKTLAYLRQTVVNLSRSALRRRILGLKLLSKPMPDMASAEEGAYDQLERDQLIKAMKGLQRRQREVLVLRYFADMTEAQVAETLGISLGSVKAYGSRGIAALRVAMEAPA